The stretch of DNA GGCATGCAGCTAACTGGTACATGGACACTAAGGTCACTCAAGGCAGAGGGCTGGACTGTAGGGAACACTTCAGGCCTATTTGCTCACTCCCGTTAGCTTAGTATTGAAGCGAGGGCTAACCCAAGCGAGACTAAACTGGCCTAGTTTTACATACAGCTAAACAGCTCACACATACACgtggcagcaggacagcagaaaTCCAGCAGTAACAGCAGGTAAATGAGTTCTCACCTGGTCATTGTCTGGTTCATTTTCAGCATCCTCTGTGTTATGCTCCTGCAACACGCTGTCTAGCAGGGATGCGTTGATGCGGAAGTCCCGGGAGGTACTTAGCTTCATGTACTGCATCAAGTTCACCTGCAGCAACCAAGGGGGCAGGGCATATGGCATAAGCTTCTTAACTTTCTACCTTGCCTAGTCCTACACACAGAACTAGAATGAAGTTTATCTGATAATGATGTAGGACCGAAGCAAGAAATAGATGAAAAAGCACCTGCCCCTACGGAATCCAGTGGCCCATTTATGTTTTTACAAGAGCCCGGTACTTGCCAATTATTCAGACTCTCAGGTAGTACCTCATCTTGGTACATTTCCCTCCTGTTTAAGAAACAGTCGGGGTGTGGGATGAGGTAAGGCAGCATATTTCTGCTTGCCCAGAAAGCCCAAGGTAACATGTCACAGGCACTACTGCTGTTGATCCCTGCTGATATCAGGGCAACAGCAAAGACTGAAAGAAGGGTAAGGTTCTTACATTTTCCTGATCTGAGCAGCAATggagtgattttttaaaaaaaattattttataaagtgaAACAGCACTAGCCTTCTACCATGCCATGGGACCACTGTTCCATTGAGATCATATCACAGAAGCCCTCTGCTTTACATTACCTTTGATTTCTTGGAGAGGTGGATAAGGAACTTCTCATACTGCTCTATTGCAAAAATCAGGTTGGGGATTGGCTTGGTATCCCGAAGCACCTTAgcctgaaatgcagaaaggtGGGAGAAGGTCAGATTTGAAGTGAACAGCATGAAGACTCCCTTGTGCAGTTATCACTAACAAGCATCCCAGCTATGGCACTAAAGCAGCACCTGTATTTCTACCAGTTTAGATTCCCCTAAAAGCCATTCATGCTGTAGCATGACATGAAGGCCACAACCATTCCAGTTCAGAAAAGTGTCTTCAGTAGCCTTTTTCCATAGCAGTCCTGCCTCACCAAGCCTTGCCAGTTTGTTACTGGGTTTAAACTGCCTCCCAGAGTGGTTCTGCAGCGAGGCTCTTCCACATAtatctgtttctttcctcaGTCCACAGCCCCGATATGCCTGACAGCCAGAGCAGAACTCactctgctccagctctgcaaagACATTCTAAGCCTAAGCTTTCCAGGCAATAAGCACACTGCTGTTTCATCACATTTCTGCCCTGTATATTTTACACCACTGATGTTTGTTCCCCATGCTGACAGGGGAGTGGCAAAAGGATATGCAGCATTTCTTAACATTTCCACACGCTCAGGAAGTGGCTAGAAAGATCAGGCTTGTGGTTTTGAAACACTTAGCATCAGAGGAATGTCTGGGACAACAGACAAGCCAGAGGAAACACCAACAAGGAGCATAAACAGAGGACACAAAAGGCCAGGAACCTGCCAGCCTGCTGCTTACCTGCTCCCAACAAAATTAGCCAGTCAGTATCAGCTGCCTTACTTTAACGGAATCtagtattttatctttaaatgtACTGACAAAATTAATTAACCCTTGACTAGCATATTCTATTAGCTCCAATaattttttcaatttctgtaatttcataGCTTACCCCAAACATAGAATAGTCAGACAACACAAACTATCCAGACTTGACCTCTTTCCATCCCTGGGAGCTTTTAGCCTGCATTtagtatttgtttgttttgtttttcgtAAACTTTTCTCTGAAGTTCAGGTTGCAGAAATTGGATTTTTACTTAAAGGCCCAAATGACAATGTGTCATTGGTGATCTCTAAGAAGCCACCAGGCAAAGCAAGCCTTGAGGCACGATCCCAGGTTCATATGTAGCCTGTATTCTAACAGAGAGCAAGACAATCTCACCATGACTGTGGAGACTGCAGCAGcttcatcttctttcttcttctttttcttctcttccacaaAGCTTAAGCTCTCACTATGAATGTTCTAAAGAAGGAAGCCCAAAGATGTGGCATTAGAGGGTACATAGGGAAGGAAAGGCCAGCCAAGTAAGGCCACAGAAGTCTTTGCTCTAGCCAGCTAACACAGCATTTACCAGCTACATGACAGAAAGGCAGTATGTAAGGATGgaatctcacaaaaaaaaaaggaaggaaagaaaataacttcatgGTTTATACATTCAGAAGCATGTATGTGTGAGACATCCCCAGGAACAATAGCTTTGCATGCCACTGTATTTTCCCCAGCATGCCAGGTGTGGTTTCCAAGTCCTTTGGTCCTCACTCAACCACCCACTTCCTGTCTAAACAGACAAATCTCATCCCAGGTTGCTGTCTTTGGCACCCACAGCGCTTTGTATTGTGATGACTGCAGTGCCCTTGACCTTTACTTGCCACTGTGATTAACAGCAGTATCAAGTGCATCCAAAAAAGCCACATGAAcagaaggggaaataaaaaattagaaagctAAAAACCAGTTCCCTAAAcgttttcttccttccctgctcaGCTAGAAATCAACATGCCTGGTCCCAATGGTACTGAAATGTCTTACACTATTATTTGACatattaaaacttaaaatataagACACTCAACTCATGTCAAGAAGATTAATAATCCCAAAAGGTGCCCATGCACTGCATCTGATTCACCACTCAGCATCAGACAGATGAAGTACGATTTTGCCAGTTATTTTTGATCCTACCTGTACATAAGTAATGAATGAGTAACACTGGGGGGTCAAATGGGAACCCGAGAGCTTCACCTGCAAAGAAGCAGAGAGGCTGGTGTTACTCCCAGCTCAAGGCAATGAGCCATTTCCTCCAGCAATTTGCTCACACTCACCAGCTTTTCTAGCCTTCCTGGAATCGTGTTCGAGGTGCTGCGGCAAGCTTGAATatactgcaaagaaaacatgaatgaGTCTCTTCTAGATGCACTGTTCCCATCCAACAACCTGTACTTTCAGGCACGGGCTCAAAGCAACTCATTCAATTGCTACTGGCcaattaaaaaaggaagttcTGACAAAAGGATGAGGAGCTCAGAGGGCTGCTGGCTGTCCTCAAATCAGAAGACAACAGGGTATCATTTCCAGAGCATCCAAGCCTTGTTTCTGATTAAAGTAAAACTCTTTCCTATGCCAatgttcagaaagaaacaaggaaCACTGTAGACTGCCTGAGCATAAGCTGGGTTCTTCTGAAACCATGATTGCTGAAGCATACAGTACTGTAGAGGTTACAGGCATAGCACTACTGCTCGCAGTGAGGAGGGCAGCATTTGCAAGAGCCATCCTCCCCAGTGGCTTGCTATAGCCCAAATGACCTCTGCATTCCAGAGCTGTGAGAGCTCCAGGGAATTCATCATCTTGACTCAGATGAGTTCCCCGGGCTGATCTCATGTCCCAGTCGCCCCAGGTTCAATGCTTTGAGCCTTAGATGGGAATGAGTGGCAAGGGCAGGATTGCTGAACTCTGGGAGAATACTGTTGGTGCCGTTCATTGTGGCACATAGCGCTTACAAGAGACACTGGAAAGAACCAGACTCAGCCAAGCGCAGTCAAAGTCAGCTGGAGAAAAGCTTTCCTTTATCTCCCCTGGTATACCTATCACTGCTGTGGAAAGGTCACAAAACTGAGTGCATAAAAGCCAACGGAACAAGGACTTATTTTATGCAAGAGATGAACAGCCCAGCCCTGCGCGTAGCTGCTGCCAGGGGTCACTGCGAGCTTGCTGTGGCAGGTGGGGAAAAAGTTCTTAGATCCCAGCCAGCCCACTGGTATCAGAGCCGCACTCACATGTTTGATGAGGGAGGTGAGGATTGTGTAGGTCTTGCTGAGGCTTCTCAGCAGCGTGTCcacacagctccctgcaggaAGTGCTGTCTGCACCAGCTCGTGAAAAACCGTCAGCAGAGTTCCCAGCTGCAGAATTATACCTTTCTCCAGAGCCTGGGTTTGGTTTGATGCCTGAGAAGAGTCTTCTAGTAAAAAGAGAGGAACACTATATAAATGTGTGTCTAACAAGACCAATTAGGCAGGTGGGAGACACAAAAGACCACTTTTTGTCATGTGCACATAACACCAGTGTGGCACAGGGAAAATAACTGGGGCAGCGGTTGTGACAACTCTCACTGCTGATGTGAAACCAACTCAACAGAGAGTTTACCGGCCCCAAGATGATGTTACCTGAGAatcctgaaatacttttttgtctgtctttgaCAAAGGTGTAACAGTAAGAAGTGGGCCACTGCTATTACCTGATGTGTCTGATCCCAGACTGTTCAGTTTCTTGATAAGCCAGTCCACCTCTTCAAGGACCTTATCTGCCTGACCCAGAACCAGCAGCTAAGACAGAAACAGCAGTAACAAAACAGGTTTTTGGAAGAGTTTGACACAACAGAAATCTAGCAGTCACTTGTAGCATGCTCTATCCACGCTGCTTTGACTCACGCAGACAGTAGGGGCTGCAGTCTTGGCATTCACTATGGCAAAATGGGACCGACTCTCAACTTCTATGTCCTggtggggggagagaaaaattcTGGTGAGCAAATCTTCAGCTCCTATTGTGTGGTTTGCTCTATTCTGCCCTGACAGGACTAAGTGAAGAGAGGTGAGCTGCTGCAGACTCTGCATCATACCTGATCTATGTCTCCCAGACAAGCGTGGATATCTTGTGCAAGTTCACGCAGCAGACTGACAGGACTCTTGTACAGAACATGGAGACTGAAAAGTAGAGTCAGCAAACCCTTACAGCAAGAGATGTCCTCTGTGGGGAAAGGAAAGTAAAACAGGATGTTAGCAGATGTAGAAATCCTTTCACTATTCAGGAACATCAGACATCCATTGAGGGAAAGCCTCAGATTCAGTATGGATTTAAGTCTACACTCCTagaaacagtaaatgaaaaccCTATCCAAATGCTCTAGTTGCAACAGCAGGGTTTACAGCAATGGGCACTGCACATAATGCTACAAGGGGGAATACCAGAGTCCTCATCTCACCGGAAAATAGTGCTCAGAAGCACCGAGTAAGCACAATACAAACTCCGGCAAGAGTAATGTTTTTCCAGAATACAAATCCAAATTTGAGCAACAGGTACACTAagtaacaagagaaaaaaaatatagtaagtGGCTTCTCTTTTTTCAGCTGCTCTAATATTTAGAGAGATGAAGTTTCTTCCTTAATAGCCATGCTAATAAACACAAAGTCATGGCAATCTGCCACAGAATAGGACCTGAACCTATCTgcaagaaagagatgaaaacagaaataagagcaGAGCATTTAAAAGTCTAGTATCAGACCTGAGACATCACATCCAAACACCCCCCCCAAAGCTTACTTACCTAgagcattttctttgcaaattttgACTGTCCACGTCAGGAACTGAAGGAACTGtataagaggagaaaaaatattaagggtTTGAAACAGAACtcagaacacaaacaaaaaaaacaagcaagcaaaaacacaaaacaaggtCATTCAAGACAATGAATCACAGCAAAGGGAGACCAGCAGAGTCCCCTTCTGGCAGAAGGGCATTCAGCCATGCTCTGTTTAATTCCACAAGGTACACTTAACCTACTAACAAGTCAAAAGCTGAGATGCAGGACACAGGAATGGCTACACCTTCCCTCCGACAGAGTAACAGCTCCATTTAATTTAAGGTAAATGATGACTCCAGACTTCTAGCACAATTTTAGTGCAGTGCCTAATATGTAAAATTGGGGCACCTCTAGTCTGTGCTTTAGAAAACACATCCTTGCATGGAATAAATTAGGCACTCAGCCAATCCTTTATCATCTGGCCTTTTTTGGCTTTACTCCCATGTGGAAGCCAAACCACACCTAGGCTCTATTAGGAGTTGCTTCTCATGGAAACAAGCAGTTCGGGCTCCAGATGCCCAAAGGCAGCATCAGAATGTGCACGGGGGAGGGTCGGAAAGCAACTTGTTCATAACAGTTCTTGCAGGCATTTGACAAGATAATGCTTGACAGCTTACTAAAACTGTCGTTTTGACATGGTCTGGTCTGCAGAAGAAGGCTAGaacatgaacacacacacacacgtcaAAGCCCAGATCAAAGCCCTCAGATATCAACTCAATCTGGTAATGCTCTTCCCACACTTACGATTGCTACACACATCCTCACCACCCCAAGAAGGTTATGAAGTACCTGCTGAGACGTTGGGTCTAGGAGTTTGGACAAAGTGGAGAGAACAGTGACAAGTAACTGCGTTTCCTTGGAGTTGAAGTCATCTTCAGCACTGCTGAACTGGTTCACCAGAGACCTCTGATCACgggaaggaaggacagagaCACTGATGCTTGTTGCGGGGATGTTTTAAGAAGTAAATAATCAGAAACTGCAGCATATAAAGGAATTGGCAACGTTCAAGAATGACAAAGAATATAAAGACAGAAATCTTCTAAGGAGCAcacaggttgttttttttttttttttttttttttgagtgcttACTCAGAGGTCCACGTTTGATTCAGTGTGACTTCTACAACTTACTCAGGTATGTTTTATGCTGCATTGCACGACCTTAGAGCTCTCTGAATGCACGTGCACTTCAATCCTGCTCTGCACACTGCCCCGTAAAAGCCTTCCTTAAGGATCAGAAACTTTTCTGAACAGCCAATGACTCTGAGTGTCAGAGTTGCTAGTGCATACCTGATTCTGTGGTCAAGCAATAGAGCACTAACAGCATTTTCTGCCAGAATTACAAGTGCTTTGGAACACTTGCAGCACACAGTGGTACTTACCTGAAACTGTCGGATCTGGAAGGCAGCTTTCTCCGTGACATTAATATCCGCTGCTTCTGCGTCACCATCAGTAATATCTGGCAGACAGAGAGGTGCAGAAAAGAGCTAAATGCCAAGAGCAGAATACAGGATTTATTTCCAAAAGTAGGAAAGACTGCAACTGCTCACAGCTAGGGAAGGAATACAGACTGTAAAACTGTGGTGAGCACAAAAACATGCTAAAGGCAAACCTCAAATAGAACATTTTTTCAGACCCCAACTATCCTCTGCTGACAGACTGATAGCAGGTAAACATATCTCTAGAACTGGCATGAAAATCCATGGCTACTAAGCCCTCCTTGCTACTGAGGGGCAAGGAGTGGACCTCTCAAGCCATTTATGGATAAAGAACACACATGGGCTGGAACACGAAGGCTAGAAACCAGAGGAGAATTGTACCACATGCCTACCCAGGGCTTGTAGAAACTGGGGGATCCTTGCAGCGTACAGCTGCTGCACCGTGTTGAAGATCCGCAGACAACCTTCCAAGCACAGCAGGGAAATGCTTTTGCCCTTCTTCTTCCCGGAATCTTCAACAACAGTGGGAATTGAAGTGTACCTCCAAAGCAGAACCCTAGGGGATGGGAGAGGAGTTGACAACACATGCTCCAGTAAAGCTGGCTGCACAGTGCAAGAGCCTAGAATACAGCTAATCACAGAATCTtcagttcatatttttaatataactaAATTGGGAGgtctttttcctttaaggaagaggagggagaagagattCACTTTAAAGAAGACTGTTTCAATCTGAGCAAAACAACCACTGCTTTCTGCCTGCACAGCTAAATAACTTAATCCTTCCCACATGCCAAGGGACCTTCCAATCCCAAGCCCATTTTTAAGGACTCATTTCTTTCCcgcagttttccttctgtctcaaGACTACCCAAACACTGACCACTGGTGTCACATCTGTCAGTGACAAGGACAGCTCATCTCTTGGCAGTTTAAATTTGTGAAATGTCAGCTATCTCCATAGGGctctatataaataaaatcagaaaggtaaatgcAGGCAAAGTGAAAAGCTTCgaagaaagcaaaattgttTGGCCTAGAGGACACATTTCTATTTGCAGGCAAACACCATTTTCCTGCCCCTCTAACTGTTCTTGTTCccttttttcttattctctctcctttcttctcattAGTTCTCTCTTCTGTGTAGATGAACTTGCTCTATTTATGTATCCAATCACGCAAACATGTACCTCATATTTAGCCCCAATGACTGCAACAAAAATAGTTTCATCTATGGGATGAGACACAAAATATaaagttaatttgttttttgtgCTCTCTGCTGAGAGGGATTGGAAACAACCACTTGCACGTATGACCCAGATCCTAAAAGACATTTAGTTGCTTAACATTCTCAGATTTCCAAAAGATTAGATGCCTGGATATATTCAAACACCTTGCAAACATCCTAAAAAACGTTTTCTGAAGCTGGTGTCCCTCTTATTCCTGTTTTACAGTGAagtgaattttaatttcatggCTTTCCAGAGGCCTCAAGAATCTAGCCTGTAACCAGGCTACCTCCCCTGTGACTGTAAGTGATGAACCGAAAGTcagaaagagaattaaaatgaGAGTTTGATGTTGTTTGGTTCTTCCAGGCTAAAGTACCATTGTTAGAGCTGTATCACTCACTGGGGCACCGAAACCATAGTTGCTCCACTTGATTTCTCAGGAGCAAAGAAAGGCAACAATCTAATTCCAGTGATAACTGTTTCAGTTACAGGCTGCATTCTTCTTTCAAAACCATGAGAATCTAAACACCCCAAAACACACTACTGCTTTTCAGGGCTGATGACTTCATGTTCCACAGTGACTCACCGTGTGATTTTGCAGAGGTTCTGAAACATCTTCTCAGGATTTTGTCCGTCTGGTCCATCGGTTTGTCCtgtctcctccagctgctgcacctTCTGCAGTGCTACACTGACAGCATAGCGCAAGAACTCCGTGTTGGCGCGCAGAACCGCCAGGCTCTCCTCGTGGCTTTGGGCATTGTCCCTGAAGAATCAAGAGCACTGTCAGGGAATTGAGGATGCACTGAAAAAAGCACAGGGATGGCCTATCAGCACTTCATCTCTTCACACCAGAGCTCAAGTCACAAGCAACATACTGTATAGAACAGAACTATCACTACACCTACTGCTTGCTTTCAGTTTGCCACGTTAAATTCCAAATCTAAATATGcatttacacacacataaaaactCATTAGCTGAATCCAAGGTGGGAAAGACCCTTTGTTTTGGTAGCTTATAGACACTTGGAAGACAGAGCTCTACCAGCATTTCCAAGTACACTAACTGGCATGGTTCAAATTGATATCAGACTCTGTTCCATAGCAGACTGGAGCTCAAACACTGGAACTTGTTGACTAGGAACGGCCCAGGACTGTAAGAATAGAAACTTTCCAAACCTTTGAAGTCATAAGCAAGGTCCAGCAAAGCTGGTTGGTCAATACCATGAATTTCACAGCTACTGTTCCCGCCTGGAGTATGATGCTGCTCTCCAGACAATAAGCACTGTTACCACAGAGGCTTAGTACAGAGTTGAAAATGTCTGTATGGTGTACACAGTGCACAAGACCAGCCAGCATGCAGACACCGTGCAAGCAGCTCATGAGCAGACCTGAAAGCTATTCCAGATAGGACAGCTTCTCACCTGAACAGAGCTGTGAGCAGAGTAGATACAAAACCCATGGACAGGAAGCTCCGTGCCATTTTGTTGCCCAAGGCAGATTTGTTCTTTCCAGCTTTCTCCCTCAGGATTTCAGAGAGTTTGTTGTAACAGGTAAACAGGCCTAGGACATCCTCAAACTTGTTCTTACTGcaataaagcaaaggaaagcattAGAGGAGAAACTCCAGTCTTAAGGTTCCCCATTTGAAGCTTCAGCTGCCAAATTACACAGACACTTTCTAGATGATAAAACTATGACATGACATCTCCCTGCCTCCCAAAGTGTATACCTCATCCACTCCTTTTTGACCTGCCCTTCTACAAAATGTTATATCACATCTCCCACAACACATGACATTCAGAAGACACTCCCAAGGTTCTGTGAATAGCTGTGCCACAAGGCACATACACTCAGAAAACATCATTCTGACTCTGCGTTGGGACTGTTATCCTGTGCTTGCAGAGTCTGTGTCCTGCACTCTGAAGAGCGAGGTACAGCATAGCACAGTTAGTGCTAGAGGGTAAGATTTGATGTTTTACCTGAAATTCCCTATGTTGAAATTGTACTCAATCAGAACCTCACAAATTCCCATCACCTGGATGGCATAGATGTTATTCTTTACACCAACAccagaagacagagaaaaatctgctgATTTATCCTAAGAGGTAAaggaaacaagtgaaaaaatcGTTTCAAAACCTGACAAGAACTCAGTGTCTTCTGTCACTGAGTCAAACTGAAAATCTGATTTACCAGTTCAAAGTCTTCCAGCTCACTCTTGATCATCCGTCGTGTGACAGATTCTAACATCTCTTCAAAGTTTTGCTCAAATcccacatcctcctcctcctcatcgTCCTCTTCAGCTCCTTGGCATAAACGCACGGTGCTCTTATACCAGGCTAGACAGTGTTGGatgcagcagagcagatgggCCTGAAGGAAGCAGCCACACAGTCACATTCAGCCTTCTAGAAAGAGATTGCTGTCAGATGAGGACAGCCCTTTCAACGTCACAGGCTGGACCATTATAGCTTGATGCAAAGAACCATAGGTGCCTTCAGAAGTTCACATCAGTCTCAAGAATATGCCTAATTCCCAGAAGAGGCCTTCTGTAACCCTACACGCAGTTAAAGAGTTCTAGCTTCAGACAGTATTGTCTGCATGAGCTTGCTTACATAGCACGTACAGACAGCTCCCACAACCCAGCTACTTTAACTGTTGGAGGAGACAGAAAGGGAATTTCCAAGAGGGGCCTCGCTGTAGCTGAAGTGTCTGCTCCCTTCCTGGgtgtgctcctgcagcacagcatggaAGCTTccttagggaaaaacaaagcaatgaatTGGAATTTGTTCCCTTGGAAATCCTATGAATCGAGATCTCATCTGCAACAATATCAAAGGAACAAGATCAAAGGGCGGATTCTTCCCCCACATCTCACGCTGCACGACTATTTTATGCAGAATTAAgttgaaggaggaaaaataacagagcGAGCTCAATAGAAGATAATAGAACAACACTACTCCTTGTGCATTTTTCACACAGGTCCCCCAAACCACTTTGCTAACAGAGCTCTGATAGATAGCCTCAGGCAGGGGTGAAACGCCCAGCTCTATTGTCATTAAAAGAATTGCTCCAAGCTAGAAGAGGTTGAAGAAATACAAGGTATTCAGCTCATGTAGCAGCGCAACTAAAATCCTATGGAACAGGTGAACTCACAGCTGTGGCCAGCCAATATAGCTCTTACCAGCGGTTCCTGCAGAAAGATTTGATCTCCTTGAGCCATTATACAACCCTCAAGTTTCAGTGGAGGCAGGAGGTCTGGCTGGGGCAAGTAATATTGTTTTATCTGCCACAGAAAACAcgaaataaaaataaccagttACTTAGTAACTGAGCCTCTTGAGTTGTTTGAATACAGAATACGATAATCTTTTATCTCCATTCTACAAAGGAGAAACCAGCACCATGGTAATGGGACCATACACGTAACTCAGCCACACCATCTGCTCTGTTAGTAATTAAAATCCTCTCTCCGGTTGCTCTCGTGTCTCTCAGGTAAAAGGCCAGGTCACTGCACTGAAACAAGTCTATCTGACCACTTCTGTTGTGTTGCTTCGACACGCAACGCCACTTGTGTTTCACCTGCAGAGTTATCCACCCTCTAAACAGTGAGAGAAAGTAACTGTTCCTGTTGCCCAACCTCGATACTGAACGCTTGGCCCTGGTATAACATCTGGCTTCCTGACCTGAGGATGCAGGCAGTTATGGAGGCTACACTTGGCTCTACAACAGATCTGTGACAGACCGTGCTTGCACCAGGTCCTTGCCATCCGGCACAGCACGTGGAGGAGATATGCTCCAAGTACTGATGTAGGAACAGAACCAAATAGGGGAAGTTTGGCATATAATGATGCTATAAAACGGTACCCATTTGCACCAAATTCCCATTAATTGCCCTCTGCTACCCAAAAGCTGCCTTGGCTCTGTTCTTGTTCCCTTCTCAGGCCCTATACTGGTATGGGAAAGCTGGAATTAGTCAGCATGAACTCTATGGATgattaaagggaagaaaattactTGTCTCAAAGAAAGCACAGCCTGTCCAATGGATTGAGGAAATGTGATTGTCTTGTTGCCATGAGCAACGCTGTTGGGGGATGAGTTAATCCTCCTAGATCCTACAAGGACTTGGGTACTCTCCCTATGGGAGGACAGCAATGATAATTACATATCCTTGGGGATGTAGGGGAGGCTGGCTGTTGTGCACTGCTAAGGAACAGGGAGCACACAAAACACTTCTCTGGGCATCAATTCCAAGATGCTGCAAGAAGTGTCAAGGATTGTAAAGGGCTCCAGGAGATCATTTCTCTTCCATCCTGCGTCCTGAGACAGGATATGAACCTGTTTCCACAGATGTTTACCTAGTCTGCTTTCTCAATATAGCAGGGATTCAAACACCTCTCTGTAGAAGTGCCGCAGCACTTACACATCTTTTTAGTGCGTGGGAGAACTATTTTCCTGATATTTAACCTAAATTGCTTGCTGTGCTGGTCGCAGTGCGGAATTTTAGTGTCTCTGCAGCCATGTCACAGAGCAGTACTTTACCTGGGACAAGAGCGTTTCCATTATAGAGCTGGCCAGCTGGGAGTTCCTGCGAAGGACATCGTAAAAACCCTGAAGACAGGAGGAAGGACAGCTTGGCTTACTTGACAAAGAAAACGAACCATATGCAAAAGAAGTTTGCGTCACAAGACAGAAATGACCCTTTAGCACCAACCATGAGCAAATAACAACGTGTTCAGTGTAAAACCCCATACCTGGCAAAGCAAAGACTCAACAGAAAGAAGGTATGAATCAGAAAGAGCATATATTTCCTTGCAGGAGCCCTCTCACAAGCTGTATCTCCCTAGCAGCAGTGGCATCAAGCCCAGAGTGACTTTCATTGCTATTTAACACCAGCACTAGATCCAACTTCAAACTGTGAAATCCTGCTTCAAAGGCAAAACAAGTCAGTGGGGAAACTGTAGGAGGCAAAAATCCTTTAGACTGAGAAATCTCAGTGGATGGATAAAACAAGCACAAGTCCTATagcaacactgaaaaacacatacaaaagtTGCAGCTCACAAAAGGTCAGTCCAACCAAGtcaagaaggaaacaaaatctctCTCATCTGAACAGTTTAGCTTCTCTCAAGCTGGTACCCCACAGTTACCTCAGGAGCCAAGATATGCACccaaaaaatgttctgtatatTAGGCCCGTTGTCATGA from Oxyura jamaicensis isolate SHBP4307 breed ruddy duck chromosome 10, BPBGC_Ojam_1.0, whole genome shotgun sequence encodes:
- the FANCI gene encoding Fanconi anemia group I protein isoform X2, whose product is MAAAMAQRVLALAAEEGPERLQEALQGLGEGELGDMVTQQALRGRETAALLRGIFRGSPCSQPSGVLRRLQVYKHCVPLVESGDLHLSKASEIIGLLMLEVRQLPGHALAELATLFVDVVKGGSLSNGKSLELFSTVLTALASSKESLAYGKGELNGEEFKKQLINTLCSSKWDPQSVIHLANMFRDIPLSGEELQFVVEKVLRMFSKLDLQEIPPLVYQLLLLSAKGSKKTVLEGIISFFNQLDKRQKEEQKVPQSMDLEVATVPLDQLRHVEGTVILHIISVINLDQDLGEELIKHLKTEQQKDPGKALCPFSVALLLSVAVKHRLQEQIFDFLKTSITRSCKDLQFLQASKFLQDLFPQQYDITAMILEVVKNSAFGWDHVTQGLVDLGFSLMESYEPKKPFGGKAAEANFGLSKTPAQQACRLGASILLETFKVHEPIRSDILEQVLNRVLTKAASPVSHFIDLLSNIVVSAPLVLQNSSSRVTETFDNLSFLPIDTVQGLLRAVQPLLKVSMSVRDSLILVLQKAIFSRQLDARKAAVAGFLLLLRNFKILGSLTSSQCSQAIGATQVQADVHACYNSAANEAFCLEILGSLRRCLSQQADVRLMLYEGFYDVLRRNSQLASSIMETLLSQIKQYYLPQPDLLPPLKLEGCIMAQGDQIFLQEPLAHLLCCIQHCLAWYKSTVRLCQGAEEDDEEEEDVGFEQNFEEMLESVTRRMIKSELEDFELDKSADFSLSSGVGVKNNIYAIQVMGICEVLIEYNFNIGNFSKNKFEDVLGLFTCYNKLSEILREKAGKNKSALGNKMARSFLSMGFVSTLLTALFRDNAQSHEESLAVLRANTEFLRYAVSVALQKVQQLEETGQTDGPDGQNPEKMFQNLCKITRVLLWRYTSIPTVVEDSGKKKGKSISLLCLEGCLRIFNTVQQLYAARIPQFLQALDITDGDAEAADINVTEKAAFQIRQFQRSLVNQFSSAEDDFNSKETQLLVTVLSTLSKLLDPTSQQFLQFLTWTVKICKENALEDISCCKGLLTLLFSLHVLYKSPVSLLRELAQDIHACLGDIDQDIEVESRSHFAIVNAKTAAPTVCLLVLGQADKVLEEVDWLIKKLNSLGSDTSDSSQASNQTQALEKGIILQLGTLLTVFHELVQTALPAGSCVDTLLRSLSKTYTILTSLIKHYIQACRSTSNTIPGRLEKLVKLSGSHLTPQCYSFITYVQNIHSESLSFVEEKKKKKKEDEAAAVSTVMAKVLRDTKPIPNLIFAIEQYEKFLIHLSKKSKVNLMQYMKLSTSRDFRINASLLDSVLQEHNTEDAENEPDNDQSTTAEQPDENQEPKKKRRRKK